A genome region from Hydrogenoanaerobacterium saccharovorans includes the following:
- a CDS encoding M23 family metallopeptidase, producing MMSRAERNQARQRSSHRQYGQSQRQDAILSTMLAQITVCLILLVLAYCFKISGLPIYENTKAAVSELLGQELHLSFIDDVMSRWNVQLPVWSDNKEQPQPQQPSSQASEKEQSQLIDSELAGYIEEYLPQDTQPESSADETTEDEAQPSSKTKVSGENNQDGQGGGINPVRLVGTKRRLTAPNTATLSPFFITDKPILPVKLGTLTCRFGFRKHPITGKDDFHTGVDIAALEGTPISAVLNGTVTEIGESAIYGNFIVIQHSVGFETVYCHCSEILAPAGAVVRQREIIAKVGSTGMSTGSHVHLEFKVNGLQANPAWVYDEF from the coding sequence ATGATGAGCAGAGCAGAAAGAAACCAAGCACGGCAAAGATCGTCCCATCGGCAATACGGGCAGTCGCAGCGTCAGGATGCGATACTTTCTACTATGCTTGCACAAATTACGGTCTGCTTAATATTGCTGGTACTTGCTTATTGTTTTAAAATTTCGGGGCTGCCTATTTACGAGAACACAAAAGCAGCTGTCAGTGAACTACTTGGGCAAGAGCTTCACCTAAGCTTTATCGATGATGTTATGAGCAGGTGGAATGTACAGCTTCCGGTTTGGTCAGACAATAAAGAACAACCTCAACCCCAGCAACCGTCATCGCAGGCAAGCGAGAAAGAACAGTCCCAGTTAATTGATTCTGAATTAGCAGGCTATATCGAGGAGTATTTGCCGCAAGATACGCAACCTGAGAGTTCGGCAGATGAAACAACAGAAGATGAGGCACAGCCTTCATCCAAAACCAAAGTATCCGGTGAAAATAATCAAGACGGGCAGGGGGGCGGAATTAACCCTGTCCGTCTTGTTGGTACAAAGCGGAGGTTGACCGCACCAAACACGGCAACACTTTCGCCATTTTTTATAACAGACAAGCCTATCCTGCCTGTAAAGCTTGGTACGTTAACTTGCCGTTTCGGTTTTCGTAAACATCCTATAACAGGTAAAGATGACTTTCATACAGGTGTGGATATCGCTGCCCTGGAAGGAACCCCTATTTCAGCAGTGCTAAACGGGACTGTAACCGAAATCGGCGAATCTGCAATTTACGGTAATTTTATTGTTATTCAACATAGTGTGGGGTTCGAAACGGTCTATTGCCATTGCAGCGAGATTCTTGCACCTGCGGGTGCGGTGGTGCGCCAACGCGAAATTATTGCAAAAGTAGGCAGTACGGGCATGTCGACAGGCAGCCATGTCCATCTCGAATTTAAAGTAAACGGTTTGCAGGCAAACCCTGCGTGGGTGTATGATGAGTTTTAA
- a CDS encoding DUF3955 domain-containing protein encodes MKHILKRYWLPILSILIAISCAVGYTIIGNRLSPEGILIEPFALIPLTYVFIAISVISFIIITTINRKKKV; translated from the coding sequence ATGAAGCATATTTTAAAAAGGTACTGGCTGCCAATATTATCAATATTAATTGCAATTTCGTGCGCTGTTGGCTATACAATCATAGGTAATAGATTATCACCAGAAGGAATACTTATCGAACCGTTTGCGTTAATTCCTCTAACTTATGTATTTATAGCAATTTCAGTTATCAGCTTTATCATCATTACCACTATAAACAGAAAAAAGAAAGTATAA
- a CDS encoding sulfide/dihydroorotate dehydrogenase-like FAD/NAD-binding protein: MFKIIKKKQLNSAVTLMEIEAPYIAKKAKAGQFIIFRVDEHGERIPLTIADSDAERGTVTIIYQAVGRSTIMLSQMNEGDSILDFVGPLGTATHLDGYKKVCVVGGGVGNAIAYPSAKALFNNGAEVDVIAGFRSKDIVILEDEFKAVCSHLYITTDDGTYGEKGFVTNKLQSLIDAGNQYDLVIAIGPIPMMKFVSKVTEPYGIKTLVSLNPIMIDGTGMCGGCRVTVGGEIKFACVDGPDFDGHQVDYDELMKRNSFYKEREHCDVDTCRMLNAKPE, from the coding sequence TTGTTTAAAATAATTAAGAAAAAGCAATTGAACAGTGCCGTTACATTAATGGAAATTGAAGCGCCGTACATTGCCAAAAAAGCAAAAGCAGGTCAGTTTATTATTTTTCGCGTTGATGAGCACGGCGAACGCATACCTCTCACCATTGCAGACAGCGATGCAGAGCGCGGTACCGTTACGATCATCTATCAGGCTGTTGGGCGTTCTACTATTATGCTCTCCCAGATGAATGAAGGCGATTCCATTTTGGATTTTGTTGGTCCTTTAGGCACTGCTACACATCTTGATGGTTATAAAAAGGTTTGTGTTGTCGGCGGCGGCGTCGGCAATGCAATTGCATATCCCTCGGCAAAAGCATTGTTCAACAATGGCGCGGAGGTTGATGTTATTGCAGGCTTCCGCAGTAAAGATATTGTAATTTTAGAGGATGAATTCAAAGCGGTATGCAGTCATTTGTATATCACTACGGATGATGGTACCTACGGCGAAAAAGGCTTTGTCACCAATAAATTGCAAAGTCTTATCGATGCAGGCAATCAATACGATTTGGTCATCGCGATTGGCCCTATCCCAATGATGAAGTTTGTGTCGAAGGTTACGGAACCTTACGGCATAAAAACATTGGTTTCTCTTAATCCCATCATGATAGATGGTACAGGTATGTGCGGCGGGTGCCGTGTTACAGTCGGCGGCGAAATCAAGTTTGCATGTGTTGACGGCCCCGATTTTGACGGGCACCAAGTGGATTATGATGAATTAATGAAGCGTAATTCGTTCTATAAAGAGAGAGAGCATTGCGATGTTGATACCTGCCGCATGCTCAATGCAAAACCGGAATAA
- the gltA gene encoding NADPH-dependent glutamate synthase produces the protein MPNMAPKKVPMPEQDPNIRNKNFKEVAEGYTPEMAIEEAKRCLNCKHKPCVNGCPVNVRIPEFIAQVAEGNFADAYKIITSTNALPAVCGRVCPQEHQCEGKCVRGIKGEPVAIGRLERFVADWYIENGTEKAEKPKSNGHKVAVIGAGPAGLSCAGSLAQKGFDVTIFEAFHTAGGVLVYGIPEFRLPKSIVAKEIDKLKDMGVKIMTNMVMGKVLSIDELMDDMGFEAVFIGSGAGLPSFMGIEGEALVGVYSANEYLTRINLMKAYKEGYDTPIDRCKNIAVVGGGNVAMDAARCAKRMGAENVYIVYRRSMEELPARAEEVHHAKEEGIIFKLLTNPVRILPDENGRVRAMECIEMKLGEPDASGRRRPVEIAGSNFELPVDSVVMSIGTSPNPLLRTTTPGLEANKRGCLVADDKMHTTREGVFAGGDAVTGAATVILAMGAGKTAADSIEEYILNK, from the coding sequence ATGCCAAATATGGCTCCGAAAAAAGTTCCCATGCCGGAACAAGACCCTAATATTAGAAATAAAAATTTTAAAGAAGTTGCCGAAGGATATACCCCTGAAATGGCAATTGAAGAAGCAAAACGTTGCCTAAACTGCAAACACAAACCCTGCGTTAACGGTTGCCCTGTTAATGTGCGGATCCCTGAATTTATTGCACAGGTGGCAGAAGGCAACTTTGCAGATGCGTATAAAATTATTACAAGTACCAATGCGCTGCCGGCGGTATGCGGCAGAGTATGCCCGCAGGAGCACCAGTGCGAGGGCAAGTGTGTTCGCGGTATAAAGGGTGAACCTGTTGCCATAGGCAGGCTGGAGCGCTTTGTTGCTGATTGGTATATAGAAAACGGTACCGAAAAAGCAGAAAAACCCAAAAGCAATGGGCACAAAGTTGCAGTAATTGGTGCGGGGCCTGCCGGCCTTTCCTGTGCAGGCAGCTTGGCGCAAAAAGGTTTTGATGTTACAATTTTTGAAGCGTTCCATACTGCGGGCGGCGTGTTAGTTTACGGTATTCCGGAGTTCCGTCTGCCAAAATCCATCGTTGCAAAAGAAATTGATAAGCTCAAAGATATGGGCGTTAAAATTATGACCAATATGGTTATGGGTAAGGTACTGTCCATTGACGAACTAATGGATGATATGGGCTTTGAGGCTGTGTTTATCGGTTCAGGTGCAGGTTTGCCCAGCTTTATGGGTATCGAAGGCGAGGCTTTGGTCGGCGTCTACTCTGCAAACGAGTACCTCACCAGAATCAACTTGATGAAAGCTTACAAAGAGGGTTACGATACCCCAATTGACAGATGCAAGAACATTGCTGTTGTAGGCGGCGGCAACGTTGCTATGGATGCTGCACGCTGTGCAAAACGTATGGGCGCCGAGAACGTGTATATTGTTTACCGCCGTTCTATGGAGGAACTCCCTGCTCGTGCAGAAGAAGTGCACCATGCAAAAGAAGAAGGCATCATCTTTAAATTGCTTACCAACCCCGTTCGTATTTTGCCTGATGAAAACGGCAGAGTTCGCGCAATGGAATGCATTGAAATGAAGCTTGGCGAACCGGATGCTTCCGGCAGACGCAGACCGGTTGAAATTGCCGGTTCCAATTTCGAATTGCCTGTTGATAGTGTGGTCATGTCCATTGGCACTTCGCCCAACCCCTTGCTTCGTACTACTACTCCTGGGCTTGAAGCGAACAAACGTGGCTGCCTGGTTGCAGACGATAAAATGCACACCACCCGCGAGGGCGTGTTTGCAGGCGGTGACGCTGTTACAGGTGCGGCAACTGTTATTCTTGCAATGGGTGCAGGTAAAACTGCAGCAGATTCTATTGAAGAATATATACTTAACAAGTAA
- a CDS encoding biosynthetic peptidoglycan transglycosylase — MKKIVLCLFSVTFLICVCFSSIRYAPVVSTGVEMYQSAVEKTSIQDKIKKIKTKETYVTLDQISQEYLDKVIDSEDRRFYWHCGIDFIATARAMYNNIKAGAFIQGGSTITQQLAKNLYFSFEKKYERKVAELLVALNLETKLTKKEILELYCNITYFGEGCYGIKEAALHYYNVEPSQLTSKQAEALVKTLKAPNNYNPNAILESALFALY; from the coding sequence ATGAAAAAAATAGTTTTATGTTTATTTTCGGTTACTTTTTTAATTTGTGTGTGCTTTTCGTCCATTAGATATGCCCCTGTTGTATCCACAGGAGTTGAAATGTATCAAAGCGCTGTCGAAAAAACAAGCATACAAGATAAAATTAAAAAAATCAAAACCAAAGAAACTTATGTAACGCTTGATCAAATATCACAAGAATATTTGGACAAGGTTATCGACTCGGAAGACCGACGTTTTTATTGGCATTGCGGAATTGATTTTATTGCTACAGCAAGAGCGATGTACAACAATATAAAAGCAGGAGCCTTTATCCAGGGCGGAAGTACAATTACACAACAGCTTGCTAAAAACCTGTATTTTTCTTTTGAGAAAAAATATGAAAGAAAGGTTGCCGAACTGCTTGTTGCTTTGAACCTTGAAACGAAACTGACAAAAAAAGAAATTTTAGAATTATACTGCAATATTACTTATTTTGGAGAAGGCTGTTACGGAATAAAAGAAGCTGCATTACATTATTATAATGTTGAGCCAAGCCAACTAACATCCAAACAGGCAGAAGCATTGGTTAAAACACTAAAAGCACCCAATAATTATAACCCCAACGCTATTTTAGAATCGGCATTATTTGCATTATATTAA